In Achromobacter pestifer, the DNA window CGTCCAGGTGCAGGGCGCGGTAGCCGCCGATGTCCAGCCGCGGAAAGTCGTTCAGGTAGTCCACGTCGCGCGCACGTACGATGGCGCGCTTGCCGTGATTGGGCATGATGAAGGACAGGGACGAACGGCCCACCTTGCGCGCATGCAGGGACACCCCGTGCGCCGCCGCCATGTCCGTGTACATATGGCCCAGCCAGTCCGATGCCAGCGAGCAGATCAGGTCTGGCGGCGTGCCCAGCCGCGCGCAGGCGAACGCGGCTGTCACCGCATTGCCGCCGAAGGACACGGCGTAGTCGCGCGCCACGCTTTTCTCATCGCCCGTGGGCCACTCGTCCGCCAGCACGGTGACGTCGATATAGGTGTGTCCAATGAAGAGCGCTTCGCCCATAGACCTGCCGGAAAGTAGTGAACGGAACCGGCCTAGAAGCCGGTGGTTTCGCCCGCCTGGGCCAGTACCAGCCGGGCTCGCGCGATGACGGGCGCGTCGACCATCTTGCCGTCCAGCATGAAGGTGCCGGCCGCGGTGTCGCGGTGCGTGGCGATGACGCGGCGCGCCCATGCCAGCTCTTGCGCCGCGGGCACGAAGGCCGCATGGATCACCGGGACCTGCGTGGGATGGATGCACAGCATGCCGCCAAAACCCATCTGCTGCGCGCGGCCGGCGGCATGCGCCAGCCCGGCCTGGTCCTGCACGCCCGGAAACACGCCGTCCAGCGCGGGCGCCAGTCCGGCGGCACGGCTGTGCAGCAGCACCTGCACGCGCGCCTGGTCCAGCACGGTTTGCGCACCCGGCGTATCGGGCGTCAACCCCATGTCCAGGCCATAGTCCAGGCTGCCGAACGCCAGGCGCTCCACGCCGGGCGTGGCGGCGACCTCGGCGGCGTTGAGCATGCCCTGGGCGGTTTCCAGGATGGGAATCACCCGCAGGCCCGCCTGGACCACATGGCGCACCTGCGCCAGGCTCTCGGCCTTGGGCAGCAGCACGCCGGCCACCCCTGGCTTGCCGCGGCAGGCCTTCAGGTCGTCGTCATGCCAGGAGGTGGAGGCATCGTTGATCCGCACCCACAGCCGCGCGCCGGGATGCGTCCCCAGGAAATCGCACAGCGCTTCCCGGGCGGACGCCTTGGCCAGATGCTCCACCGCGTCTTCCAGATCGACGATGACGGCGTCGGCGCCGGCCGCCAGCGCCTTGGGTATGCGCTCGGGACGTGACGCCGGCACAAACAGCGCGCTACGGACAACGGGATGCGTCACACGACCTCCGATACATGGAACTGCGCCACCTTATCGGGCGCGTATCCCAATGATGCTAGCACCGCATCGGTGTTTTGGCCCACCGCGGGCACCGCCGCCATGCGCGGGGCAAAAGCGTTGCTGCTGGCCGGGGGCAGCAGCGCAGGCAGAACGCCAGCGGGGCTGTCCACCTGGCTCCAGCGGCCGCGGGCCTGCAGCTGCGGGTGCGCCCAGACGCCGGCCATGTCGTTGACGCGCGCATTGGCGATCTGCGCGTCCTCCAGCCGCTGCGTCACCTGCTCGATGGACAGGTCGGCGAAGGCGGCCACGATCAGCGCGCGCAGGTCGTCGCGGTTGGCGGTGCGCAGCGAATTGGAGATGAAGCGCGGGTCTTCCGCGAGTTCGGCCTGGCGCAGCACCTGGGCGCAGAACACGCGCCATTCGCGCTCGTTCTGCAGGCCCAGCATGATGGTGGCGCCGCCGGCCACGGGGAACGGGCCGTAGGGATAGATGGACGCATGGGCCGCGCCCGCCCGCGCTGGCGGCGTGGCGCCGTCGAAGGCGTAGTACATGGGGAAGCCCATCCACTCCACCATGCTCTCCAGCATGGAGACGTCCAGGCGGCTGCCCAGGCCTGTCTTCTGCCGCAGCAGCAAGGCGTTCAGGATGGCCGAATAGGCGTACATGCCGGCGGCGATGTCGGCGATGGAGCAGCCGGCCTTGACCGGATCGTCCTTGGTGCCGGTCACCGACAGGAAGCCGCTTTCGCTCTGGATCAGCAGGTCGTAGGCCTTCTTGTCCTGATAGGGCCCGCCTTCGCCGTAGCCCGAGATGTCGCAGACGATCAGTCGCGGGTACTTCTTGTGCAGGGCATCAAAAGACAGGCCCAGACGCGCGGCGGCGCCGGGCGCCAGGTTCTGCACCAGCACGTCGGCCGTTTCCAGCAGGCGTTCCATGATGCCGCCCGCCTCCTCGCGCTTGAGGTCCAGCGTCAGGCTTTCCTTCGACCGGTTGGTCCAGACGAAATGCGAGGACAGGCCGCGCACGCGCTCGTCGTAGCCGCGGGCAAAATCTCCGCCGCCGGGGCGCTCGATCTTGATGACGCGTGCGCCCATGTCCGCCAGCTGGCGGGTGCAGAACGGCGCGGCGATGGCGTGTTCCAGGCTGACGACGGTGATGCCGTCCAGGGGACGGGGGGCCTCTATGCTCATTCGGTAAACCTCAGTTCGGCTTGGTGGGCCAGCGTGCCGTCCTGCTCGGCCCAGAGCTGGGCCACGCCCGGCTCGGTCAAGCGGCCAGCCACCTGGAAGGGGGTGGGCGCGATCAGCGGCCGCAGGCCGCGATACGACAGATGGGTCAGGCGCGCCTGCGGATGGGCGCGGGTAAAGGCGGCGACCATCTCCGTGGCGATGAGCGGACCGTGCACCACCAGCCCGGGGTAGCCCTCGGTGCCGGTCACGTAGGGATGGTCGTAATGGATGCGGTGGCCGTTGAAGGTCACCGCCGAATAGCGGAACAGCAGCACCGGCGACGGCTCGACGGTATCGCGCCACTGCGCCTGCGGCGCGGGTTCGCTGCCCGTGAGCTTGGGCGGGGTCGGCTGGCGGTAGACGATGTCCTGCTCTTCGTGGATGGCGACTTCGCCTTCCTGGCGGAACTCGTGGCGCACGGTCACGAACAGCAGCGCGCCGGTGCGCCCCGTCTTTTCCTTGACGTCGATCACGGTGGATTCGCGCTCAGCCGGCACGCCGACCCTCAGCGGCCGGCGGAATTCGACCCGGCCGCCGGCCCACATGCGATTGCGGTCCTGGGCCGGCGGCAGGAAGCCGCCGCGCGCCGGATGGCCATCCGTCCCCAGCCCGTCCATGTCCACCGTGGAAATGAAAAACGCCCATTGCCACAGCGGCGGCAAGGCATCGCCCTGCGCCGGCGCGGGGCCGCCCAGGGTAGCCGCGATGCGCGCGGCGTGGCCCGGGTCCATGGCGTCCGCCTTGCGTTCGCCGCTGCCGATCCACGCGGCCGGATCTGTAGATGTCATGCCGATATCCTCTGCTGGGGTTTTTACAGCCTGAAGCATGCCCGCAAGCCGTCCCGCTTGTGAATTCGTTTTTGCTCAAGGAGGGGTTTGCGGCGCCTGAATCGGGCGCCCGCCTCCCAGCCCGCCACCTCGCGCCGTAATATATGGGCCATGCACTTCGACCTCGCCGACCTACGCCTGTTCATCCACATCGCCGAATCCCCCAGCCTGACCCAGGCTGCCAAGCGGGCGCACCTGTCCCTGGCGGCCGTCAGCGTGCGCATCAAGGCGCTGGAGAACCAGCTCGGCACCCGCCTGCTGTACCGCGACAGCCGCGGCGTGGAAATCACGCCCGCGGGCCAGAAGCTGTTGCAGCACGCGCGGGTCATCATGCGCCAGGTGGACCACCTGAAACATGACTTCCAGGAGCAGGCCGACGGCGACGCCGGCCACATCCGCATCTTCGCCAACACCACGGCGGTCACGGAATTCATGCCGGACATCCTGGCGCAGTTCCTGTCCGGCCACCCCGGCGTCACGGTGGACCTGCAGGAACGCCTGACCCGCGACATCGTGCGCGGCGTGCTGGACGGCACCACCGACCTGGGCATCGTGGCCGGTCCGGTGGACGCGCCCGAATTGCAGACCATCCACTTCAGCACCGACAAGCTGGTGCTGGTGGTGCCCAACGGCCATCCGCTGCAAGACCAGGAAAAGATCAAGCTGGCCGAGGCGGTGCGCTATCCCTTCATCACCATGCACGAAGGCTCCACCCTGGTCGCCTTCCTGCGCGACCAGCTGGAACAGGTCGGCCAGCGCCTGCCCCAGCGCATCCAGCTCTACAGCTTCGATTCCATCTGCCGGATGGTGCAGGCGGGCGTGGGCATCGGCGTCATCCCCGACTCCGCGGCGCGGCGCTATGGCGCCGACATGAAGCTGCGCGTAGTCGAGCTGGACGAGCCCTGGGTGGTGCGCGAACGCAAGCTGCTGGTGCGCGACATCGACGCCCTGCCAGGCTGCGCGCGCGAACTCATCCAACAGATCCAGGCGACGCGGACGCCCTGACGGCGCACCGCCCGCTCAGGTACCGGTGAATGCCGGCGGGCGCTTCTGCGCGAACGCCCGCATGCCTTCCAGGTAATCATCGGTATAGCCGAGTTCACGCTGCAAGCGGCACTCCAGGTCGAACTGCTGCGCCAGCGTATTGCCGCTGGACGCGTGCAGCGCGGCCTTGGTGGCCCCATACGCGCGGGTAGGACCCGCCGCCAGCGTATCGGCGACTTCGGCCAGCGTGTCCGCCAGCGCCTCGTCCGGCACCACGCGCCAGATCAGCCCCCACGCTTCCGCCTGCCTGGCGCTGAGCGCTTCACCGAACAGCGCGGCGCCCATGGCCCGGGCGGAACCCACCAGCCGCGGCAGAAACCAGGTGCCGCCGGCGTCCGGCAGCAGGCCTATCTTGCTGAAGGCCTGGATGAAGCGCGCCGACTCCACCGCGAACACCACGTCGCAAGCCAGCGCCAGGCTGGCGCCCGCGCCGGCCGCGACGCCGTTCATCACGCACACCACCGGCACCGGCAACGCACGCAGCCGAGTGATCAGCGGCCTGTAGCATTGCTCCAGGATCAGGCTCAGGTCGCGGCGCGCGCCGTCTTCGGCGGGCTTGCGCTCGCCGAGATCCTGGCCCGCGCAAAAGCCCCGCCCCGCGCCGGTGATGATCAGCCCGCGCAGGCTGCTGTCGGCCTCCATGGCGTCCAGCGCCCGCGCCAGCTCGGCGTGCATGACTTCCGTGAAGCTGTTCAGCCGGTCCGGCCGGTTCAGCGTGATGAGGCCCACGCCCCGCTCCAGCGTGAAGCGGATCTGGGTGTAGCCGCCATCGGCCTGGGTCGCCGCCGCCGCGCTCATGCCAGTTCCTCCAGCACGGCCAGTTGTTCGGCCGTATCGCCCAGCAGCTGGTCGACGACAGTCAGCCGCTTGAAGTAGTCGCCCACGTCCAGCTCGTCGGTCATGCCCATGCCGCCATGCAGCTGCACCGCCAGTTGCGCCACCAGGCGTCCGGCGCGCGCGGCTTCCAGCTTGGCCGAGGCGATCATGCGGCGGCGCTGCGCGGCGTCGGTTTCGGACAGGCCGGCCACCGCCACATAGGCCATGGACAAGGCCAACTCCTTGGCCACCAGCATCTCCGCCAGGCGATGCTGCAAGGCCTGGAACGAAGCCAGCGGCTGGCCGAACTGCTTGCGCGCCTTCAGGTAGTCGACGGTGATCTCCAGCAGCCGCTCCATCGCGCCGGCGGCATGCGCGCAGAGCGCGGCCGTGCCCCACTGCAAGGACTGCGCCAGGGCCTGGTCGGCGGCGGCGCCTTCGGCCAGCAAGGCCTCGGGCGGCAGGCTGACCGCGTCCAGGTCCAACCGGGCGCAGCGCGCGCCGTCCAGCGTGGGCGTATCGGTGATCCGCAGCCCCGCCGTATCGGCCGGCACTGCCAGCAACAGCGTCTGGCCCTCATCGCCGCGCGCGCTGACCAGCCAGGCCGTGGCCGCCGCGCCATGCCAGACCAGATGCTTGACGCCCTCCAGCCGCCAGCCTTCGGCCGTCCTGCTGGCGCGGCAATCGCGCGGATCGGCGTCGTAGCGGCGGCCAGGTTCCTGGTAGGCCACACTGACGATGGCGTCGCCCGAGGCGATGGCCGGCAGCCACAGGCCCGGCGCCTCGCCGCCGCAAGCCTCGATCAGCGCGGCGCCCATGACCGCGCTGGGGATGACCGGCTCGGACACCAGTCCGCGTCCCAGCTCCACGTGCACGGGCAGCAGGCTGGCGGGCACTTCGCCAAAACCGCCGAAATCCTGCGGGATGGTCAGGCCCAGCACGCCCAATTCGGCCAGAGCGGCCCAGGCATCGGCATCCAGCTTGCCCGCGGCCTGCCGGGCGCGGCGGCGCGGGTGCGTCCATTCCTGGTCCACCAGGCGCCGCAAGCTGTCGGCCAGCATGCGTTGTTCTTCGGTATAGATGAAATCCATGCGTCGTCTTCCTGTCGGATTGCGCGAGGCCGGGCTACAGGCCCAGCACCAGGCGGGCGATGATGCCCTTCTGCACTTCGGTGGTGCCGCCGTAGATCGAGGTCTTGCGCATGTCGGCATAGCCCGCGCCGGCCGCGGCCGCAAGTTCAGGCCCCGGACCGCTGTATCCCTGGTCTGCCTGCAGCCAATCGGGGTCATAGGGCCAGGCGTCCGGCCCCGCCACCTCCATCTGCAACATCGCCAGATCCTGCTGGATCTCGGAGCCGCGGATCTTCAGCACCGACGCTTCCGGCCCCGGCGTGCCGTCATTGCTGGAGGCCACGCGCAGCAGCAGCATTTCCAGCGCCATGATGTCCACCTCGATGCGCGAAATGCGGTCACGGTACCGGCTGTCCGCCAGCAGGGGCTTGCCCCGGGACTGCGCCTGCGCGGCCATGTGCTTGAGCACGCCCAGCTCGCGGTGGCAATGGCCCAGGCCGGCAATGCCGGTGCGCTCGTGGCCCAGCAAGTACTTGGCATAGGTCCAGCCCTGGTTCTCCACGCCCACCAGGTTGGCCACGGGCACGCGCACGTTTTCCAACCAGACTTCGTTCACGTCGTGCCCGCCGTCCAGCGTGCGGATGGGCCGCACGGTCACGCCCGGCGTACGCATGTCCAGCAGCAGCATCGAGATGCCGCGCTGGGCGCGGGCCTCGGGGTCGGTGCGGACCAGGCAGAACATCCAGTCGGCGTACTGGGCCAGCGTGGTCCAGGTCTTCTGGCCGTTGACGACGTATTCGTTGCCATCGCGCACCGCGCGGGTCGAGAGCGAGGCCAGGTCGGACCCCGAACCCGGTTCGGAATAGCCCTGGCACCACCAGTCTTCCACACGGAGGATGCGCGGCAGCAGGCGCGCCTGCTGCTCGGCGCTGCCGTACTTCATCAGGACCGGACCGATCATGGACAAGCCGAAGGGCAACAGGCGCGGCGCGCCGGCCTTGAAGCACTCCACCTCGAAGATCAGCCGCTGCAATGCGTTCCAGCCTGTGCCGCCATGTTCGACGGGCCAGTTCGGCGCGCCCCAGCCCTGGTCGGCCAGGATGTTGTGCCAGCGCACGTAGTCGTCGCGCTCCAGCCTCTGGTGCCGCAGCACCTTGTCACGTATGTCCTGCGGCAGCTTGTCCGTGGCGAAGGCGCGCACTTCTTCGCGGAATAGCCGCTCCTGCGGCGTCCAGGTCAGATTCATGGTCGGGCTCCTTTTCCGGTATCTAGCCACGGCCCGGCACGCCGGACAATCTGCCTCTTCCGAAGACGGGCTTCGCGCAGGACATAGGGCGCCCCACTACGGGCCGGCGGAAGGCCAGCTTCAGCAATGAAGAATGGCCGAACCCGCCGCCAGTGCCGACACTTGCAAGCGTCATCCACTGGAACCCGTAGGCATCATGACCGTTCCCGATCACCAGGCCGCCGCGCCCCTAGGCGCCGAGGCGCAGTACCGGCAGGCGCTGGACCAAGGCCGCTTCCTCATCCAGCATTGCGCCGGCTGCGACCGCGCGGTGTTCTATCCCCGCATGATCTGCCCGCATTGCGGCGCCGACAAACTTGCCTGGACCGCGCCCGACGGGCGCGGAGAGGTCTATTCCACCACCGTGGTGCGCCGCAAGCCCGAGGCAGGCGGCGATTACAACGTGGCGCTGATCGACCTGCGGGAAGGCGTCAGGCTGATGAGCCGCGTGGAAGGCCTGGCCCCCGACGCCGTGCATATCGGCATGGCGGTGCGCGCGCAGGTGGCGCGGCAGGACGGCCGCGGCCTTCTGGTCTTCGTCCCCAACAAGGAGGCGCCATGACGCTGAACGATCTGCGCGGCGCCGTGGCGGTGGCCGGCGTGGGCCACGCGGGCCTGGGCCAGGCCGCGGGCTACACCGAAATGGAAATCCTGGTGCAGGCCGCGCAGCGCGCGGTGGCGGACGCCGGCCTCACCATGCGCGACATCGACGGCATCTGCACCGCCAGCGTGGCCGCGCCGATGTGGGCCATGCCGGTCATCGAACACCTGGGCATACGTCCCAGCTTTATCGACAGCACCATGCTGGGTGGTTCCAGCTTCGTCGCGCACCTGCTGCCGGCGCTGCACGCGCTGGCCTCCGGCCAGTGCAATGCGGTGCTGGTCTGCTACGGCAGCACGCAGCGCACTTCTACCTTGAGCCGCGCCGAGATCGGCCGGGTGCGCAAGCAATTCGATCCGCAGCCCTACGAAACGCCCTACGAGCCGCTGAGCCCCCTGTCGTCCTACGCGCTGGCGGCCGCGCGCCACATGCACCAGTACGGCACGCGCCGCGAGCACCTGGCGCAGGTGGCGCTGGCCGCCAACCAATGGGCCCAGCTGAATCCCGAAGCGCAATTGCGCGAACCCGCCACGCTGGACCAGATCCTCTCGGCCCGCATGGTGTCCGATCCCCTGAGCGTGCGCGATTGCTGCCTGGTCACCGATGGCGCCGGCGCCTACGTGCTGGTGCGCGCCGAGCGCGCCCGCGACCTGCCGCGCCCTCCGGTCTACGTGCTGGGCAACGCCACCGCGGTCTGGAACCGCCAGATATCGTCCATGGAAGACCTGACCGTGACCGCCGCCGCCGAATCCGGCAAGCGCGCGTTCGCCATGGCCGGCGTGACGCCCAGGGACATCGACGTGGTGGAGCTGTACGACGCCTTCACCATCAACACCCTGCTGTTCCTGGAAGACCTGGGCTTCTGCGCCAAGGGCGAAAGCAAGGACTTCATCGCCAACGGCGCCATCGCCCCGGGTGGCACGCTGCCGGTCAACACCAACGGCGGCGGGCTGTGCTGCGTGCACCCCGGCATGTACGGCGTCTTCATCATGATCGAGGCCGTCCGGCAGCTGCGCCGCGAATGTGGCGTGCGTCAGATTGCCGATGCGCATCTGGCCCTGGTGCACGGCAACGGCGGCACCCTATCCAGCCAATCCACCGCAATCCTGGGCACCCAGGCCACGCTTTGATCGACGCAACCATGTCCTCGGCAGCCCCTCTTACCCGCATCCATCAACTGCTGGCGCAGCAAGCCGGCCAGCGGCCCGACGCCACCTTCCTGCACGAGGAAGGCGGCGGCAAATTGAGCTACGCGCAGTTCTGGCGGCGCGTGCAGGCCGCGGCCGCGTGGTTGGAGCAACAAGGCGTGCGCCCCGGACACCGCGTGCTGATCGCGGGTGAAAACTGCGCAGCCATGATCGCGGCGCTGTTTGCCTGCGGCGTGGCCGGGGCTTGGCCGGTGGGTGTGAATGCGCGCCTGTCCACGCGCGAGATCGACGCCATCCGCCTCCATGCGCAACCCGAACTGCTGCTCTACACCAGCGGCATCTCGGCCGCCGCCGCGTCCCACGCCGAGCATGCCGGCGCGACCGACGCCGATCCCGACGTCTGGGGGCCGGGCGTACAGGCGGCGCGGGCGGACAGTCCAACGCAAGCCGAGACCGGTGATTCAGCCGCCGCGGTCGCCACCGTGATCTACACGTCCGGCACCACGGGCGCGCCCAAGGGCGTCCTGGTGCCGCATCGCGGCCTGCTGCATTTCGCGCGCGTATCCGCGGCCTCGCGCCGCCTGACGCCGCAGGATATCGGCTACGCCGCGCTGCCCATGTCGCACATCTTCGGCATCGCCACGGTGCTGATGACCACGGTGCACGCCGGCGCCAGCCTGGTGCTGCGCAGCCGCTTCGACGCCGCCGACGCCTTCAAGGCCCTGGCCCATCCGGGCGTCAGCATCCTGCAGGGCGTACCCACCATGTTCAGCCGCATGATGGCCCTGGCGCCGCCGCGCGCGGAGCTGCGGGCGCCTGCCCTGCGCTATCTGTACACGGGCGGCGCCGCGCTGGATCCCACGCTCAAGCGCGACGCCGAGCGCTATTTCGGCGTCGCCATGCACCACGGCTACGGCATCACCGAGTATGCGGGCTCCATGTTCGTCACCCGCATCGACGCGCCGCGCGACGACTGCTCGGCCGGACACGCGGTCGAAGGCGTGGAGCTGCGCATCGGCAACCCCGACAACGGCGCGCCCGCGCCCGGCGAACGCGGCGACATCCTGATCCGCGGCCCGGGCGTCATGCTGGGCTACTACCGCAGCCCCGAACAGACCGCGCAGGCGCTGCTGCCCGGCGGCTGGCTCAATACCGGCGACATCGGCTATGTCGACGAGCAGGGCGCGCTGTACATCGCAGGGCGCTCCAAGGACCTGATCATCCGCTCCGGCTTCAACGTCTATCCGCTGGAAGTCGAATCCGTCATCAATGCCTTCCCCGGCGTGCGCCTGTCGGCCGTGGTCGGCCGCGCCACCGCCGACCAGAACGAAGAAGTCATCGCCTTCGTCGAGCCCCTGCCCGGCGCCACGGTGGACACCAACCTGCTGATGCTGCATCTGCGCGCGCAGCTGGCGCCGTACAAGCGGCCCGCGCGGATCATCCCCATCGAAACCATTCCCACCACCGTCAGCGGCAAGATCCTCAAGCAGCCGCTGAAAGAAAGGCTGGCGTAGCCGCGGCTCGCTGTTCCGCTGCACGACCCGCCACTCAACCACAAGGAGACTACAGCGTGAACATCAAGACCCTGCTAGCCGCGGCCACCGCCGCGGCGGCGCTCGCCACGGCGTCAAACGCCTGGGCCGACGCCTATCCCGAACGCCCCATCCGGCTGCTGGTGGGCTATGCCCCCGGCGGCCCCGTGGACACCACCGCCCGCGTGTTCGCCAAGTACCTGGGCGACAAGCTGGGCCAGTCCGTGGTGGTGGAGAACCGCGCCGGCGCCAGCGGCATGATCGCCTCGGACGCCACCGCCAAGGCCTCGCCGGACGGCTATATGCTGGGCTTCGCCGCCAGCCCCACGCTGACCATGTCGCCGCTGGTCCAGCGCAGCACGCTGTTCGACCCGCGCAAGGACTTCTCGCTGATCGGGCTGGTGGTGGACTACGCCAACGTCTTGCTGATCGGTCCGCAGATTCCCGCGAAAAACGTCAGCGAACTGGTGAGCTACGCCCGCGCCCATCCCGATGCCGTGTCGTTCGGCTCCGCCGGCATCGGCGCATCCAACCACCTGTCGGCCGAGCTGCTGAAAAAGCAGGCGGGCGTGCCCATGCTGCATGTGCCCTACCGCGGCAACTCGCCCGCCATGGTCGATGTGATCAGCGGCAAGATCACCTTCATGTTCGACATCACCAGCACCGCCATCCCCTTCGTCAAGAGCGGCCGCGCCCGCGCCCTGGCGGTCACCTCCAAGACCCGCAACCCTGAACTGCCCGACGTCCCCACCATGGTCGAGGCCGGCATGAAGGACTATGAGGTGGTGGGCTGGTACGCGCTGGTGGGTCCGAAGAAACTGCCCGATGCCGTGGCGGCCCGCCTGACCCGCGCGCTGAACGAAGTCTCCAGCGATCCCGCCTTCCGTCAGGCCATGACCGACGGCGGCTACACCATCAACACCGGCGACGCCCGGGCGCTGCAATCGCGCATCGACCGTGAATACGCCCTGTGGTCAGACGTCATCCAAAGCGCCAACATCCAGGCCAATTGAGTACCACCGGAGCATCCTGATGAATCCCCCGCTCGCGCTGCACGCCCAGACCCGCCTGCCCGTCATCGGCGCCCCCATGTTCCTGGTCTCCGGACCGGACCTGGTGGTGGCGCAATGCGCGGCGGGGATCATCGGCACCTTCCCCTCGCTCAACGCCCGTCCGCAGGAACAGCTGCACGACTGGCTCACGCGCATCGAACACGGCCTGGCCGCGAAACGCCAGGCCGCGCCAGACGCCACGATCGCACCCTACGGCGTCAACCTGATCGTCCACCCCAGCAATCCGCGCTGGCAAGGCGATCTGGCCATCTGCGCCGAGCGGCGCGTGCCGCTCATCATCACCTCGCTGCATGCGCCCGAAGCCGTGGTCGCCGCCGCGCATGGCTACGGCGGGCTGGTATTCCATGACGTCACCAACGTGCGGCACGCCAAGCGCGCGCTGGACGCCGGCGTCGACGGCCTGATCCTGGTGGCGGCAGGCGCGGGCGGCCATGCGGGGCAGATCAGTCCATTCGCGCTGATCAACGAGATCCGCGCCTTCTACGACGGCCCGCTGGCGTTGTCCGGCTGCATCAGCCACGGCAAGGACATCCTGGCCGCGCAAGTGCTGGGCTGCGACTTCGCCTACATGGGCACGCGCTTCATCGCCACGCAGGAATCGCTGGCCGGTGACGCCTATCGCGAAATGGTGCTGCAGGCGCAGGCGGCGGACGTGACCTACACGCCCTACTTCTCGGGCGTGCCCGCGAACTACCTGTCGGCCAGCATCCAGGCGGCGGGCCTGGACCCGCTGGAACTCGCCAGGAACGGCGTGGTTCCGCCCGCAAACATGGACAAGAGCTCGCGGCCCAAGGCCTGGAAGGATGTGTGGAGCGCGGGCCAGGGAGTGGGCGCGGCGCAGGAAATCCTGCCCGCCGCGATGCTGGTGGATCAGTTGGAATCCGAGTACCGCGCCGCGCGCGACGCGCTGCGCCGGCTTTAGTCCAGCTTGATGTTGGCCGTCTTGATGACGTCGCGCCATTTCGCGATTTCATCGCGCACGAACTCGCCGAACTGTTCGGGCGTGCCGGGCTTGGGCTCGGCGCCCGCTGCGATCATGCTCTGAACAGTGGCCTGATCCGACAGCACCTTCACCAGGTCCGCATTCACGCGCTTCACGATCTCGGGCGGCGTGCCTTTGGGCGCCATCACGCCGCTCCATGAGTAGGCCTCGTAGCCCGGCAGGCCGGACTCGGCGATGGTCGGAACATCGGGCAGCATGCTGGAACGCGTGGGATTGCCCACGCCCAACGCGCGCACCTTGCCGCCCTTCAGATGCGGCACCGCGGACGGCCCGTCGGCAAACATCACCTGCACCTGGCCGCCCAGCAGGTCCTGCATGGCAGGCGCGCTGCCGCGGTAGGGCACGTGCTGGATGCGCACGCCGGCCATGGCGTTGAACAGTTCACCCGCCAGGTGCGTGCCGCCGCCCGTGCCCGACGAACTGAACGACAGCTTGCCCGGATTGGCCTTGGCATAGGCGATCAGTTCGCTCACCGAATTCACCGGTAGCGTCGCGTTCACCACCAGCACGATGGGGAACACCGCCGCCATGCCGACCGGCACGAAGTCCCGCGTAATGTCGTAGCTCAGATTGCCGCGCAGGCTGGGCAGCACCGCATGGTGGATGGACGCGAAGAAATAGTTGTAGCCG includes these proteins:
- a CDS encoding acyl-CoA dehydrogenase family protein, with translation MNLTWTPQERLFREEVRAFATDKLPQDIRDKVLRHQRLERDDYVRWHNILADQGWGAPNWPVEHGGTGWNALQRLIFEVECFKAGAPRLLPFGLSMIGPVLMKYGSAEQQARLLPRILRVEDWWCQGYSEPGSGSDLASLSTRAVRDGNEYVVNGQKTWTTLAQYADWMFCLVRTDPEARAQRGISMLLLDMRTPGVTVRPIRTLDGGHDVNEVWLENVRVPVANLVGVENQGWTYAKYLLGHERTGIAGLGHCHRELGVLKHMAAQAQSRGKPLLADSRYRDRISRIEVDIMALEMLLLRVASSNDGTPGPEASVLKIRGSEIQQDLAMLQMEVAGPDAWPYDPDWLQADQGYSGPGPELAAAAGAGYADMRKTSIYGGTTEVQKGIIARLVLGL
- a CDS encoding Zn-ribbon domain-containing OB-fold protein; translated protein: MTVPDHQAAAPLGAEAQYRQALDQGRFLIQHCAGCDRAVFYPRMICPHCGADKLAWTAPDGRGEVYSTTVVRRKPEAGGDYNVALIDLREGVRLMSRVEGLAPDAVHIGMAVRAQVARQDGRGLLVFVPNKEAP
- a CDS encoding thiolase gives rise to the protein MTLNDLRGAVAVAGVGHAGLGQAAGYTEMEILVQAAQRAVADAGLTMRDIDGICTASVAAPMWAMPVIEHLGIRPSFIDSTMLGGSSFVAHLLPALHALASGQCNAVLVCYGSTQRTSTLSRAEIGRVRKQFDPQPYETPYEPLSPLSSYALAAARHMHQYGTRREHLAQVALAANQWAQLNPEAQLREPATLDQILSARMVSDPLSVRDCCLVTDGAGAYVLVRAERARDLPRPPVYVLGNATAVWNRQISSMEDLTVTAAAESGKRAFAMAGVTPRDIDVVELYDAFTINTLLFLEDLGFCAKGESKDFIANGAIAPGGTLPVNTNGGGLCCVHPGMYGVFIMIEAVRQLRRECGVRQIADAHLALVHGNGGTLSSQSTAILGTQATL
- a CDS encoding class I adenylate-forming enzyme family protein; protein product: MSSAAPLTRIHQLLAQQAGQRPDATFLHEEGGGKLSYAQFWRRVQAAAAWLEQQGVRPGHRVLIAGENCAAMIAALFACGVAGAWPVGVNARLSTREIDAIRLHAQPELLLYTSGISAAAASHAEHAGATDADPDVWGPGVQAARADSPTQAETGDSAAAVATVIYTSGTTGAPKGVLVPHRGLLHFARVSAASRRLTPQDIGYAALPMSHIFGIATVLMTTVHAGASLVLRSRFDAADAFKALAHPGVSILQGVPTMFSRMMALAPPRAELRAPALRYLYTGGAALDPTLKRDAERYFGVAMHHGYGITEYAGSMFVTRIDAPRDDCSAGHAVEGVELRIGNPDNGAPAPGERGDILIRGPGVMLGYYRSPEQTAQALLPGGWLNTGDIGYVDEQGALYIAGRSKDLIIRSGFNVYPLEVESVINAFPGVRLSAVVGRATADQNEEVIAFVEPLPGATVDTNLLMLHLRAQLAPYKRPARIIPIETIPTTVSGKILKQPLKERLA
- a CDS encoding Bug family tripartite tricarboxylate transporter substrate binding protein, which gives rise to MNIKTLLAAATAAAALATASNAWADAYPERPIRLLVGYAPGGPVDTTARVFAKYLGDKLGQSVVVENRAGASGMIASDATAKASPDGYMLGFAASPTLTMSPLVQRSTLFDPRKDFSLIGLVVDYANVLLIGPQIPAKNVSELVSYARAHPDAVSFGSAGIGASNHLSAELLKKQAGVPMLHVPYRGNSPAMVDVISGKITFMFDITSTAIPFVKSGRARALAVTSKTRNPELPDVPTMVEAGMKDYEVVGWYALVGPKKLPDAVAARLTRALNEVSSDPAFRQAMTDGGYTINTGDARALQSRIDREYALWSDVIQSANIQAN
- a CDS encoding NAD(P)H-dependent flavin oxidoreductase, which produces MNPPLALHAQTRLPVIGAPMFLVSGPDLVVAQCAAGIIGTFPSLNARPQEQLHDWLTRIEHGLAAKRQAAPDATIAPYGVNLIVHPSNPRWQGDLAICAERRVPLIITSLHAPEAVVAAAHGYGGLVFHDVTNVRHAKRALDAGVDGLILVAAGAGGHAGQISPFALINEIRAFYDGPLALSGCISHGKDILAAQVLGCDFAYMGTRFIATQESLAGDAYREMVLQAQAADVTYTPYFSGVPANYLSASIQAAGLDPLELARNGVVPPANMDKSSRPKAWKDVWSAGQGVGAAQEILPAAMLVDQLESEYRAARDALRRL